A window from Prosthecochloris marina encodes these proteins:
- a CDS encoding GTPase produces MKLVFVYNADSGPVSGLFDIGHKLFSPETYQCGLCSLTHDTFTEKQIWKDFRENSDTEMEFLHRDEFKKKYGKEFDYPVVLQRNDTLEVLLAKEEIDAIPDVETLIKTIEEKAAG; encoded by the coding sequence ATGAAACTTGTCTTTGTATACAATGCCGACAGCGGACCGGTAAGCGGTCTTTTCGATATAGGCCACAAGCTTTTCAGCCCAGAAACCTACCAGTGCGGCTTATGCAGCCTGACGCATGACACCTTTACCGAAAAACAGATATGGAAGGATTTCAGGGAAAACTCGGATACCGAAATGGAGTTTCTTCACAGAGATGAATTCAAGAAAAAGTACGGAAAGGAATTCGACTACCCGGTTGTTCTGCAGCGAAATGACACGCTTGAAGTTCTCCTTGCCAAGGAAGAGATCGACGCCATACCGGACGTGGAGACACTGATAAAAACGATTGAAGAAAAAGCAGCCGGTTAA
- a CDS encoding uridine kinase, translated as MLNDILLIGEKHKKAAESIAERVLVEKEAKEEEQPGYRFIVAISGESGAGKSELSHSLATVLKKEGIRVKILHTDNYYLIEPLKRRAFRELNNFEDIGPQEYDREQLQRNIADFRKGHTAADMPCIDIITEKVDRLVTDFSDIDLLIIDGLYAIATEGIDLGVYIDLTYKETKKNQMLRGKELTDDHRWKVLEKEHQSATELRRLANTFVSREYKVLFRD; from the coding sequence ATGCTCAATGATATTTTGCTTATTGGCGAAAAGCATAAAAAAGCCGCTGAATCGATAGCCGAAAGGGTTCTTGTTGAAAAAGAGGCAAAAGAAGAAGAACAGCCGGGGTACCGGTTCATTGTCGCTATTTCCGGTGAATCGGGAGCGGGCAAGTCGGAACTTTCACATTCCCTTGCAACGGTGCTTAAAAAGGAGGGTATTCGGGTCAAGATTCTGCATACCGATAACTATTACCTTATCGAGCCTCTGAAAAGAAGGGCGTTCAGGGAGCTGAACAACTTTGAGGATATTGGCCCTCAGGAATACGATCGTGAGCAACTGCAGCGGAATATCGCGGATTTTCGGAAGGGTCATACGGCAGCGGATATGCCCTGTATAGACATCATTACCGAGAAAGTGGATCGTCTGGTTACCGATTTCAGTGATATCGACTTGCTTATTATCGACGGTCTCTATGCAATCGCCACTGAAGGCATTGATCTTGGAGTGTATATCGATCTTACATACAAAGAAACAAAAAAGAACCAGATGCTTCGTGGCAAGGAATTGACCGATGACCATCGTTGGAAAGTGCTTGAAAAAGAGCATCAGAGCGCAACCGAATTGCGCCGTTTGGCCAATACTTTTGTCAGCCGGGAGTATAAGGTTCTGTTTCGCGATTGA